A region of Streptomyces deccanensis DNA encodes the following proteins:
- a CDS encoding TetR family transcriptional regulator, translating into MTQKPAPIREQTRTVVRSLLARTAIELFGAKGFDNTTLDEVAAAAGVSRRTLFNYFRNKEDLALSGLDEQGELIAARLAERPADEDAWTALRAAFQVLEEIDIPAEGRLEFITLLFGNDSLRAGHTEKQARWQDLFAPHIEPRLPDSDRRTLQARAIAAAAIVCMQAANEEWVREGGQADMFDLYDSAVQAIRRPT; encoded by the coding sequence ATGACTCAGAAACCAGCCCCCATCCGGGAACAGACCCGCACCGTGGTCCGCTCCCTGCTCGCCCGGACCGCCATCGAGCTGTTCGGCGCCAAGGGCTTCGACAACACGACCCTCGATGAGGTCGCCGCCGCCGCGGGCGTCTCCCGGCGGACCCTGTTCAACTACTTCCGCAACAAGGAAGACCTCGCGCTCAGCGGCCTGGACGAACAGGGCGAACTGATCGCCGCGCGCCTCGCCGAGCGCCCGGCCGATGAGGACGCCTGGACGGCGCTGCGCGCGGCGTTCCAGGTGCTCGAGGAGATCGACATACCAGCCGAAGGCCGCCTGGAGTTCATCACGCTGCTGTTCGGCAACGACTCCCTGCGCGCCGGACACACCGAGAAACAAGCCCGCTGGCAAGACCTGTTCGCACCGCACATCGAGCCGCGACTGCCCGACTCCGACCGCCGCACCCTGCAAGCCCGCGCGATCGCGGCCGCAGCGATCGTCTGCATGCAGGCAGCCAACGAGGAATGGGTACGCGAGGGCGGACAGGCCGACATGTTCGACCTCTACGACAGCGCCGTACAGGCCATCCGCCGCCCCACCTGA
- a CDS encoding coniferyl aldehyde dehydrogenase, whose translation MTITDVTARLTDAERFQHILQTQRAAYLRDGAPSLEARRSDLARFKKALIARRGAIEEAIDADFGHRSRHESALMEVVGVVQGIDYLHRNLRRFMRPTHRHIELLLRNGSNRIEYQPLGVVGVISPWNYPVNLSLMPVVTAIAAGNRVMLKPSKLTPATNAVLAQMLGELFPPEQVTMVTGDGSAFSSLPFDHLVFTGSTEVGRAVMKAASGHLVPVTLELGGKSPTIVAKGHVTDRAVSDIVFGKLLSGGQTCIAPDYALVHESEIDAFVAAYDRLVQAAYPDGPTGEDYTSIIDDKQYRLLTGLIEDARAHGARIIEVGHRPEEAALRPHTLAPTVVLGVTDDMRIAHEEIFGPILPIFGYRDIDDAIDYVNARPRPLALYYFGDNGPDRRKVLDRTTSGNVTVNGTIMHVAQDDLPFGGVGASGMGKYHGIEGFRTLSHPKGIYVQGRWNATRLLRAPFTKRTETLLNFLLR comes from the coding sequence ATGACCATCACCGACGTCACCGCACGGCTCACCGACGCGGAGCGCTTCCAGCACATCCTGCAGACCCAGCGCGCCGCCTACCTCCGCGACGGAGCGCCTTCACTGGAGGCGCGGCGCAGCGATCTGGCCAGGTTCAAGAAGGCGCTGATAGCTCGGCGCGGCGCCATCGAGGAGGCGATCGACGCCGACTTCGGGCATCGCTCGCGGCACGAGAGCGCGTTGATGGAAGTTGTGGGGGTCGTGCAGGGCATCGACTACCTGCACCGCAACCTTCGCCGGTTCATGCGTCCGACCCACCGCCACATCGAGCTGCTGCTGCGTAACGGCAGCAACCGCATCGAGTACCAGCCGCTGGGCGTGGTCGGCGTCATCTCGCCGTGGAACTATCCGGTCAACCTGTCGCTGATGCCCGTGGTCACCGCGATCGCGGCCGGCAACCGCGTCATGCTCAAGCCGTCGAAGCTGACCCCGGCGACGAACGCGGTGCTCGCGCAGATGCTCGGCGAGCTGTTCCCGCCGGAGCAGGTCACGATGGTGACCGGCGACGGCTCGGCGTTCTCTTCCCTGCCGTTCGACCACCTCGTCTTCACCGGCAGCACCGAGGTCGGACGGGCGGTGATGAAGGCGGCCAGTGGCCACCTCGTCCCCGTCACGCTGGAACTGGGCGGCAAGTCCCCGACCATCGTGGCCAAGGGACATGTGACCGACCGGGCCGTGTCCGACATCGTCTTCGGCAAGCTGCTCAGCGGCGGGCAGACCTGCATCGCCCCCGACTACGCCCTGGTCCACGAATCCGAGATCGACGCCTTCGTCGCCGCCTACGACCGACTGGTGCAGGCCGCCTACCCCGACGGCCCCACCGGCGAGGACTACACCTCGATCATCGACGACAAGCAGTACCGGCTCCTGACCGGCCTGATAGAGGACGCCCGTGCCCACGGGGCGCGGATCATCGAGGTCGGACATCGGCCGGAAGAGGCGGCGCTCCGCCCGCACACCCTCGCGCCGACCGTCGTGCTCGGCGTCACCGACGACATGCGCATCGCCCACGAGGAGATCTTCGGCCCCATCCTGCCGATCTTCGGCTACCGCGACATCGACGACGCCATCGACTACGTCAACGCACGGCCCCGGCCGCTGGCCCTGTACTACTTCGGTGACAACGGCCCCGACCGGCGCAAGGTCCTTGACCGCACGACCTCCGGCAACGTCACCGTCAACGGCACCATCATGCACGTCGCACAGGACGACCTCCCCTTCGGCGGCGTCGGCGCCAGCGGCATGGGCAAGTACCACGGCATCGAAGGCTTCCGCACCCTCAGCCACCCCAAGGGCATCTACGTCCAAGGACGCTGGAACGCCACCCGCCTGCTGCGCGCCCCCTTCACCAAGCGCACCGAGACCCTCCTCAACTTCCTGCTCCGGTAA
- a CDS encoding SDR family NAD(P)-dependent oxidoreductase → MNKIDYRTQTTLITGASAGLGAEFARQFAERGSNLVLVARRADRLQALADELSAKYHITATVVPFDLTAPAAGEALAAEMTRRGITVTSLVNNAGFGTHSPFRQEDPARVQQEINLNVASLVDVTRAFIDQLTGVLINIASSLGYQPWPNAAVYGATKAFVLSFTEALWQESRGTGLRVLALSPGPTRTEFFDTAGSDNMARGVRLQTPRQVVTTALRTLDKRNPPPSVVSGTFNWLMTLTSRFTTRRANVLAFGAMTQWQMRSSGPGH, encoded by the coding sequence ATGAACAAGATCGACTACCGTACCCAGACCACATTGATCACCGGCGCGAGTGCCGGCCTCGGCGCGGAGTTCGCCCGCCAGTTCGCCGAGCGCGGCTCCAACCTCGTACTGGTCGCCCGCCGCGCGGACCGGCTTCAGGCCCTGGCCGACGAACTGTCCGCGAAGTACCACATCACCGCAACCGTGGTGCCGTTCGACCTCACCGCGCCGGCCGCCGGCGAAGCGCTCGCCGCGGAGATGACCCGGCGCGGGATCACCGTCACCAGCCTCGTCAACAACGCCGGCTTCGGCACCCACAGCCCCTTCCGCCAGGAGGACCCGGCACGCGTCCAGCAGGAGATCAACCTGAACGTCGCCAGCCTGGTCGACGTCACCCGGGCCTTCATCGACCAGCTGACCGGCGTCCTGATCAACATCGCCAGCTCCCTCGGCTACCAGCCCTGGCCCAACGCCGCCGTCTACGGGGCGACCAAGGCCTTCGTACTGAGCTTCACCGAAGCACTGTGGCAGGAATCGCGAGGAACCGGCCTGCGCGTGCTCGCCCTCTCCCCGGGCCCGACCCGCACCGAGTTCTTCGACACGGCCGGCTCCGACAACATGGCCCGCGGCGTCCGGCTGCAGACCCCACGCCAGGTCGTCACCACCGCACTGCGCACCCTGGACAAGCGCAACCCCCCACCCAGCGTCGTCTCCGGCACCTTCAACTGGCTGATGACCCTGACCTCACGCTTCACCACCCGCCGCGCCAACGTTCTCGCCTTCGGCGCGATGACCCAGTGGCAGATGCGCTCGAGCGGGCCCGGCCACTGA
- a CDS encoding DUF3533 domain-containing protein, with protein MNGIHPFRVLRARPLWIAGGVITGVLALLFGIFYVGPNIDPAGHTKNLPVGLVNSDKGASVGGKQINLGAQITGSIKSSTASGDKIDWKVMDEKQVKEELGKGKLFGALVVPADFTSSVSALTGSSATGDPVRPQLTVLTNQSAGSIGSNIARQAATTAAEGASLQVGKQLTAQAQAQQAKVPTAARVLLADPAAVTVKDGHPLDSHSGLGLSAFYYALVLVVCGMLSANVISGQVDHALGYTHNDMGPLRIHRPLIKATRVQSLAMSSTLMVALSLLMGTLVMVGTIGIMGMDASHLPLLWLYSVAAIAVSGIGALALLAVFGTPGMLVVTLVFIAMAVPTAGATTPIESLPGFYRFLAEFEPLRQITGGVRSILYYDAQGDAGLTRGWVMMAAGLAAAALFGFGTTSWYDRKGLHRTTAAEAQPKGPAVKA; from the coding sequence ATGAATGGAATTCACCCCTTCCGCGTGCTGCGCGCCAGGCCCCTCTGGATAGCAGGCGGTGTCATCACAGGCGTCCTCGCGCTCCTGTTCGGCATCTTCTATGTCGGCCCCAATATCGATCCGGCCGGCCATACGAAGAATCTGCCGGTCGGCCTGGTCAACTCCGACAAGGGGGCCAGTGTCGGCGGCAAGCAGATCAATCTCGGGGCGCAGATCACCGGGTCGATCAAGTCGTCCACCGCGAGTGGCGACAAGATCGACTGGAAGGTGATGGACGAGAAGCAGGTGAAGGAGGAGCTCGGCAAGGGCAAGCTCTTCGGCGCGCTGGTCGTCCCCGCCGACTTCACCTCCTCCGTCAGCGCACTGACCGGATCCTCGGCAACCGGTGATCCGGTTCGCCCGCAACTGACGGTGCTGACCAACCAGTCCGCCGGCAGCATAGGCTCCAACATCGCCCGGCAGGCGGCGACGACGGCGGCCGAGGGCGCCTCGCTCCAGGTGGGCAAGCAGCTGACCGCGCAGGCCCAAGCTCAACAGGCCAAGGTGCCGACGGCGGCCCGCGTCCTGCTGGCCGATCCGGCCGCGGTGACCGTCAAGGACGGGCATCCACTCGACTCGCACAGCGGCCTGGGCCTGTCGGCGTTCTACTACGCGCTCGTCCTCGTGGTCTGCGGCATGCTCTCCGCCAACGTCATCAGCGGCCAGGTCGACCACGCCCTCGGTTACACCCACAACGACATGGGCCCGCTGCGCATCCACCGCCCGCTGATCAAGGCCACCCGCGTGCAGAGCCTCGCCATGAGCAGCACCCTGATGGTGGCCCTGTCCCTGCTGATGGGCACCCTGGTCATGGTGGGGACGATCGGCATCATGGGGATGGACGCCTCCCATCTGCCGCTGCTGTGGCTGTACTCGGTGGCCGCCATCGCCGTCTCCGGGATCGGCGCCCTTGCTCTGCTCGCCGTCTTCGGTACGCCCGGCATGCTGGTGGTCACGCTGGTCTTCATCGCGATGGCCGTGCCGACGGCCGGCGCCACCACCCCGATCGAGTCGCTGCCCGGTTTCTACCGCTTCCTCGCGGAGTTCGAGCCGCTGCGGCAGATCACCGGCGGCGTCCGCTCGATCCTCTACTACGACGCCCAGGGCGACGCGGGCCTGACCCGGGGCTGGGTCATGATGGCAGCCGGCCTCGCGGCAGCCGCACTGTTCGGCTTCGGTACGACGAGCTGGTACGACCGCAAGGGGCTGCACCGCACCACCGCCGCTGAGGCGCAGCCCAAGGGGCCTGCCGTCAAGGCGTAG
- a CDS encoding TetR/AcrR family transcriptional regulator produces MTTQAKVTPRERLLEAAATLTYQEGVGVGVDALCKAAGVSKRSMYQLFESKDELLTASLEERITAFAAQLLPAADDGRPPRERILHVFEQVGSQAGAPEFRGCRYLAVQIELKDEGHPASQVVRRVKGNLTAFFRTEAERGGASDPDLLARQLSLTFDGAVARASVRAENLAGLIGPTVGVLLDSAGVR; encoded by the coding sequence ATGACAACCCAGGCGAAGGTGACTCCCCGCGAGCGACTGTTGGAGGCAGCCGCCACGCTCACCTACCAAGAAGGCGTGGGCGTCGGTGTCGACGCGCTGTGCAAGGCCGCAGGGGTGTCGAAGCGGTCCATGTACCAGCTCTTCGAAAGCAAGGACGAACTCCTGACGGCGAGCCTGGAGGAACGCATCACTGCCTTCGCGGCGCAACTCCTGCCCGCGGCGGACGATGGTCGTCCGCCGCGCGAGCGGATCCTGCACGTGTTCGAGCAAGTGGGGTCCCAGGCGGGCGCGCCGGAATTCCGAGGCTGCCGCTACCTCGCCGTACAGATCGAGCTCAAGGACGAGGGCCATCCCGCAAGCCAGGTGGTCCGCCGGGTCAAGGGGAATCTGACGGCCTTCTTCCGTACCGAGGCCGAACGGGGCGGGGCGAGCGATCCCGACCTGCTGGCCAGGCAGCTCAGCCTCACCTTCGACGGCGCCGTAGCCCGCGCGAGCGTCAGAGCCGAGAACCTGGCTGGGCTCATCGGGCCCACCGTGGGAGTCCTGCTCGACAGTGCAGGCGTGCGTTGA
- a CDS encoding GMC family oxidoreductase — MSRKNSSTKPNKQRDDSAYDYDVVVVGSGFGGSVTALRLTEKGYRVGVLEAGRRFTPDSLPKNSWDVRNYLWAPRLGMYGIQRIHPLGNVVVLAGAGVGGGSLNYANTLYEPPKQFFDDPQWKDITDWETELKPYYDQARRMLGVRLNPTTTQADVHLQAVAERMGVGDTFHMAPVGVFFGDGQDADGSAKSKPGEEVADPYFGGVGPARKACVECGECMTGCRRGGKNNLNENYLYLAEQAGAVVHPMTTVVSITDDSPDGYTVRTRPTDRKRRSVGRTFRARNVVLAAGTYGTQTLLHRMRTGGQLPHLSERLGDLTRTNSEALVSVHANVRRHRRVAGGQSIDFTRGVAITSSIHPDENTHIEPVRYGKGSNAMGAGFVLQVPYAEGSSRFLGWLVNVAKHPVLMARSLSNRRWSERTIIGLVMQSLDNSLTTYLKPKGVGKGLLLARQGHGAPNPKQIKAASEAASVIAAEVDGFAGSNVGELMGTPLTAHFLGGCPIGDTPETGVIDPYHRLYGHPGISVVDGAAISANLGVNPSLTITAQAERAMSAWPNKGEEDFRPAQGTTYKRLTPVEPRHPAVPSDAFGALRLPFLGMPTVPPKR, encoded by the coding sequence GTGTCACGGAAGAACTCTTCCACGAAGCCGAACAAGCAGAGAGACGACTCCGCGTACGACTACGACGTAGTCGTCGTCGGTTCCGGTTTCGGCGGCTCCGTCACCGCCCTTCGGCTCACCGAGAAGGGCTACCGCGTGGGCGTGCTGGAAGCGGGCCGCAGGTTCACGCCCGACTCGCTGCCCAAGAACTCCTGGGACGTCAGGAACTATCTCTGGGCACCCAGGCTCGGCATGTACGGCATCCAGCGCATCCATCCGCTGGGCAACGTGGTGGTGCTGGCCGGGGCCGGGGTCGGGGGTGGCTCCCTCAACTACGCCAACACCCTGTACGAACCGCCGAAGCAGTTCTTCGACGACCCGCAGTGGAAGGACATCACGGACTGGGAAACGGAGTTGAAGCCGTATTACGACCAGGCCCGGCGGATGCTCGGGGTGCGGCTCAACCCCACGACGACCCAGGCCGACGTACATCTCCAGGCGGTCGCCGAACGGATGGGCGTGGGCGACACCTTCCACATGGCCCCCGTAGGAGTCTTCTTCGGCGACGGCCAGGACGCCGACGGGTCGGCGAAGTCAAAGCCGGGAGAGGAGGTGGCCGACCCCTACTTCGGTGGCGTCGGCCCGGCCCGCAAGGCCTGTGTCGAGTGCGGTGAGTGCATGACGGGCTGTCGCCGCGGCGGGAAGAACAACCTCAACGAGAACTACCTCTATCTCGCCGAGCAGGCGGGCGCCGTCGTCCACCCCATGACGACCGTCGTCTCGATCACGGACGACTCGCCGGACGGGTACACGGTCAGGACCCGGCCGACGGACCGGAAACGCAGGAGCGTCGGCCGCACGTTCAGGGCGCGGAACGTCGTCCTGGCGGCCGGCACCTACGGTACGCAGACGTTGCTGCACCGGATGAGAACCGGCGGCCAACTCCCGCACCTCTCCGAGCGACTGGGCGATCTGACCCGCACCAACTCCGAAGCCCTGGTGAGTGTGCACGCAAACGTCCGGCGGCACCGCAGAGTCGCTGGAGGACAGAGCATCGACTTCACGCGGGGTGTGGCGATCACCTCCTCGATCCACCCCGACGAGAACACCCACATCGAGCCCGTCCGCTACGGCAAGGGATCGAACGCGATGGGCGCCGGGTTCGTCCTGCAAGTCCCGTACGCCGAGGGCTCGTCGAGGTTCCTGGGCTGGCTGGTCAACGTGGCGAAGCACCCGGTGCTCATGGCCCGCTCCCTCTCCAACCGCCGTTGGTCGGAGCGGACGATCATCGGTCTGGTCATGCAGTCGCTGGACAACTCCCTCACGACCTATCTGAAGCCGAAGGGCGTGGGCAAGGGACTGTTGCTGGCCCGTCAGGGCCATGGGGCGCCCAACCCCAAACAGATCAAGGCGGCTTCGGAAGCCGCCTCCGTCATCGCCGCCGAGGTCGACGGCTTCGCGGGCAGCAATGTGGGCGAGCTGATGGGTACGCCGCTCACCGCTCACTTCCTGGGCGGCTGCCCCATCGGCGACACTCCCGAGACCGGCGTCATCGACCCGTACCACCGGCTGTACGGACACCCTGGCATCTCCGTCGTCGACGGAGCGGCCATCTCCGCCAACCTCGGAGTCAACCCGTCCCTCACGATCACGGCCCAGGCCGAGCGCGCGATGTCGGCCTGGCCCAACAAAGGCGAGGAAGACTTTCGTCCAGCACAGGGAACGACCTACAAACGCCTGACGCCTGTGGAACCCCGTCACCCGGCAGTCCCCTCCGACGCCTTCGGCGCCCTGAGGTTGCCCTTCCTGGGGATGCCGACGGTGCCGCCGAAGAGGTAG
- a CDS encoding flavin reductase family protein codes for MIIDSADLDAKSAYKLLIGSVIPRPIAWVSTLSTEGVGNLAPISFFTVVGRKPPRISLSIQPRSDGATLKDSFVNIRDTGEFVTNMATLPQINGLNRSAFEFEPDVDEFDAVGLEKVPSEAVRPPRIKGAPIAFECTVEHIFSSPDGLNNVVWGNVVRFYVRDDLYVDGRVDFGAIAPVGRLAAEYTVVDNAFETPLDAEVVQERAGRRMVRLDRKDTHYSPIDTPAWSPSGSTTTLD; via the coding sequence ATGATCATCGACTCCGCCGACCTGGACGCGAAGTCCGCCTACAAGCTGCTCATCGGCAGCGTCATCCCCCGCCCCATCGCCTGGGTGAGCACCCTGTCCACCGAAGGCGTGGGCAACCTGGCACCCATCTCCTTCTTCACGGTCGTCGGGCGCAAGCCGCCCCGGATCTCGCTGTCGATTCAGCCGCGCTCGGACGGGGCCACGCTCAAGGACAGCTTCGTCAACATCCGGGACACCGGCGAGTTCGTCACCAACATGGCCACCCTGCCGCAGATCAACGGGCTCAACCGCAGCGCCTTCGAGTTCGAGCCCGATGTCGACGAGTTCGACGCGGTCGGGCTGGAGAAGGTGCCGTCCGAGGCCGTTCGTCCGCCGCGTATCAAGGGGGCGCCCATCGCGTTCGAGTGCACCGTGGAGCACATCTTCTCCTCGCCCGACGGACTCAACAACGTCGTCTGGGGCAACGTGGTGCGCTTCTACGTCCGGGACGACCTCTATGTGGACGGCCGGGTCGACTTCGGTGCCATCGCTCCGGTGGGACGACTCGCCGCCGAATACACCGTCGTGGACAACGCGTTCGAGACTCCGCTCGACGCCGAAGTGGTCCAGGAGCGCGCCGGTCGTCGTATGGTGCGTCTCGATCGCAAGGACACGCACTACTCGCCGATCGACACGCCGGCCTGGTCGCCGTCGGGCTCCACCACCACGCTCGACTGA
- a CDS encoding enoyl-CoA hydratase/isomerase family protein, whose protein sequence is MSVLTHSIDGDVATIVIDNPPQNRFAPEFTQELSQAVDAITRSRARAVVLRAEGPDFSYGGDFRPWLDADRTSLRADFDHILSVINRFEQLPIPVVAAVQGLCFGGGFELALRADIIFAGESARFGHPEQSLGIVTLLGGIHRVAERAGRARAYEWALTSEQVPATVMAQVGVINRVVPDDELRAEAEAFAQKIAEGPTRAHVVHKALLRSWATGGIPAADQHLFDLAVPLYETEDVKDGLASAAKALAEGRPRPVLPFKGR, encoded by the coding sequence ATGTCCGTTCTCACCCACTCCATCGACGGCGATGTCGCCACGATCGTCATCGACAACCCCCCACAGAACCGCTTCGCACCCGAGTTCACCCAGGAACTCAGCCAAGCCGTCGACGCCATCACGCGCAGCCGGGCCCGCGCCGTCGTGCTGCGGGCCGAGGGACCTGACTTCAGTTACGGCGGCGACTTCCGGCCCTGGCTCGACGCCGACCGCACCAGCCTGCGAGCCGACTTCGACCACATCCTGAGCGTGATCAACCGGTTCGAACAGCTCCCCATCCCGGTCGTGGCCGCGGTCCAGGGACTGTGCTTCGGCGGCGGGTTCGAGCTCGCGCTGCGCGCCGACATCATCTTCGCCGGAGAGAGCGCCCGCTTCGGCCATCCCGAGCAGTCGCTCGGCATCGTCACCCTCCTCGGCGGGATCCACCGTGTCGCCGAACGGGCCGGCCGGGCCCGCGCCTACGAATGGGCACTGACCTCCGAGCAGGTACCCGCCACGGTCATGGCCCAGGTCGGCGTCATCAACCGCGTCGTCCCGGACGACGAACTCCGCGCCGAGGCCGAGGCCTTCGCCCAAAAGATCGCCGAAGGCCCCACCCGGGCACACGTCGTGCACAAGGCGCTGCTGCGCTCCTGGGCCACGGGCGGCATCCCCGCCGCCGACCAGCACCTGTTCGACCTCGCCGTGCCGCTCTACGAGACCGAGGACGTCAAGGACGGCCTGGCCTCCGCCGCCAAGGCCCTCGCGGAGGGCCGCCCCCGCCCCGTCCTCCCCTTCAAGGGCCGCTGA
- a CDS encoding CGNR zinc finger domain-containing protein — protein sequence MVWSASTRYEVDPAPLGLALVHDLLNTIPAGRPRAADLLDGLGDAQAWVDQALACWAQERGQAAAQVHLTESDLEELRGLRAELRRLLASRNDGGADADDQTVAPTVHVAAAAVRMDRNGRAVLEPRGQGWRYVAALVLLEVFQAQQADTWRRLKICRNTRCTTAFFDRSRNNSGVWHSTKTCGNPENLRAHRARQRVRTTGL from the coding sequence ATGGTGTGGTCCGCGTCCACGCGGTACGAGGTCGATCCGGCGCCGCTCGGACTGGCGCTCGTGCACGACCTGCTCAACACCATCCCCGCCGGCCGGCCCCGGGCGGCGGATCTCCTGGACGGCCTCGGTGACGCGCAGGCCTGGGTCGATCAGGCGCTGGCCTGCTGGGCGCAGGAGAGGGGGCAGGCTGCCGCACAGGTGCATCTCACCGAGAGCGATCTAGAGGAACTGCGCGGCCTGCGTGCAGAGTTGCGGCGGCTTCTCGCCTCACGAAACGACGGCGGCGCGGACGCCGACGACCAGACCGTCGCGCCCACCGTTCATGTCGCGGCGGCGGCCGTGCGGATGGACCGCAACGGACGGGCTGTCCTGGAGCCTCGCGGCCAGGGCTGGCGGTATGTGGCCGCCCTGGTGCTCCTCGAGGTGTTCCAGGCTCAGCAGGCGGACACCTGGCGCCGACTCAAGATCTGCCGCAATACGCGCTGCACAACGGCGTTCTTCGACCGCTCCCGCAACAACAGCGGTGTATGGCACTCCACCAAGACCTGCGGCAACCCCGAGAACCTGCGTGCCCACCGGGCCCGGCAGCGGGTCCGTACCACCGGGTTGTAG
- a CDS encoding alpha/beta fold hydrolase yields MAPETQRPPTHPSGKESTTEGFAAGDGIRRRTIQAGGLDVPILEAGSGPLVLCLHGFPDHAGSWAGMLDRLAKDGYWAVAPAQRGYWPDGAAPDGSYRASATGQDVLHLVEALGRDRADLVGHDLGARAAYAAAGLDATRVRKLVGMAVPYGPQLRTAWLTDGDQQRRSWYMFFFQTALAEPAVALDDFAFIDRLWREWSPGYELPEAERAALKETLRAPGVLTEILGYYRQLFSPPADEASRALEARASGAITVPSLYLHGADDNCFSVEVSDGMDAVFKNGLERVVVPRAGHFLHLEQPRTVADHILSFLNN; encoded by the coding sequence ATGGCACCCGAGACGCAGCGACCGCCGACGCATCCGTCCGGCAAGGAGTCGACGACAGAGGGATTCGCCGCAGGTGACGGTATCCGCCGTCGGACGATTCAGGCAGGCGGACTGGACGTACCGATCCTGGAGGCAGGGAGCGGGCCGCTCGTCCTGTGCCTCCACGGTTTCCCCGACCATGCCGGCTCCTGGGCGGGGATGCTCGACCGCCTCGCGAAGGACGGCTACTGGGCGGTCGCTCCCGCGCAGCGCGGATACTGGCCGGACGGCGCGGCGCCCGACGGCTCCTATCGCGCGTCGGCGACCGGGCAGGACGTCCTGCATCTGGTCGAGGCGCTGGGGCGTGATCGGGCGGATCTCGTCGGTCACGACCTCGGCGCCCGGGCGGCGTACGCGGCGGCCGGCCTCGACGCGACACGCGTGCGCAAGCTGGTCGGCATGGCGGTTCCGTACGGGCCGCAACTGCGAACCGCCTGGCTCACCGACGGGGACCAGCAGCGACGCAGCTGGTACATGTTCTTCTTCCAGACGGCCCTGGCCGAGCCGGCCGTCGCGCTCGATGACTTCGCCTTCATCGACCGGCTCTGGCGGGAGTGGTCACCCGGCTACGAGCTGCCGGAGGCGGAACGTGCCGCGCTCAAGGAAACCCTCCGTGCGCCGGGAGTCCTGACCGAGATCCTCGGCTACTACCGCCAGCTGTTCTCACCCCCCGCCGATGAGGCGTCGCGAGCCCTGGAGGCCCGGGCGAGCGGTGCCATCACCGTCCCGTCGCTCTACCTCCACGGGGCCGACGACAACTGCTTCTCCGTGGAGGTGAGCGACGGCATGGACGCCGTGTTCAAGAACGGCCTCGAACGCGTCGTCGTACCCCGCGCCGGGCACTTCCTCCACCTTGAGCAGCCCAGGACGGTCGCCGATCACATCCTGAGCTTTCTGAACAACTGA
- a CDS encoding TetR/AcrR family transcriptional regulator produces the protein MTGAQARRGRPRDASLDRALLDATLAVLTESGYSGLTTAAVAARAGVSTATLYRRWPSKEVMVVDAAAAYAKELTAQPDTGTLEGDLRALLRDKAASLTGSEGGVLRTLIGEAAYSPSLAEALTNAFMEPVRQRMEEMTQRAVDRGEIPPVEHAELLGDLVIGPMMSRFFLTPLPPSQVDAATAEQTADRMLRFLLRAFGHQGHGGEHGTSDAHARQVSGP, from the coding sequence ATGACCGGGGCCCAGGCCCGTCGGGGACGCCCCCGCGATGCCTCTCTCGACCGTGCGCTGCTGGACGCGACTCTGGCCGTTCTGACCGAGAGCGGTTACAGCGGGCTCACCACCGCAGCCGTCGCGGCCCGGGCCGGAGTGTCCACCGCGACTCTCTACCGGCGGTGGCCGTCCAAGGAGGTCATGGTCGTCGACGCCGCCGCCGCGTACGCCAAGGAACTCACGGCGCAGCCGGACACCGGCACCCTCGAAGGTGACCTGCGTGCCCTGCTCCGGGACAAGGCAGCTTCGCTGACCGGCAGCGAGGGAGGGGTGCTGCGCACCCTGATCGGGGAGGCCGCGTACAGCCCCTCCCTGGCCGAGGCCCTCACGAACGCCTTCATGGAGCCCGTGCGCCAACGCATGGAGGAGATGACGCAACGCGCCGTGGACCGGGGTGAGATCCCACCGGTGGAGCACGCCGAGCTGCTCGGCGATCTGGTGATCGGTCCCATGATGAGCAGGTTCTTCCTCACTCCCCTGCCGCCGAGCCAGGTCGACGCCGCCACCGCGGAGCAGACCGCCGACCGCATGCTGCGCTTCCTTCTGCGCGCCTTCGGACACCAGGGGCACGGTGGCGAGCATGGGACGAGTGACGCGCACGCCCGCCAGGTCAGCGGCCCGTGA